The Halalkalibaculum roseum genome window below encodes:
- the priA gene encoding replication restart helicase PriA, translating into MSTSQPLPRFADIIFPTAVRQPFTYQIPENLQDEIKVGLRVWVPFQRRKSIGVVVNLHSDTPDFNTRDVEQILDDKPILSPEMMKLTKWIHRFYYCGWGEVIQAALPAGLNFYSEKYILIKNHPGDEQLDNKDANIIEEVAKKESYLLKEAKKRWSAAAIDRLQKRGYLEVREEPELKVAPSTSRLWEWTPEGEQEKVLELINRHREEDKMYKWVEALELLHMLGLPEFQKNLTRHELLDSYTLNRIADEGLISAREVESTDISFKYEYDPSALKKLNDEQEMALVEIKSSLDKEEFANYLLFGITGSGKTEVYIHALREVLDKGKGGLVLVPEIGLTPQIVKRFYQIFGDDIAVLHSRLTVREKYDAWRSLQKGEKRIAIGARSAVFAPVQNLGLIIVDEEHDASYKQEDPAPRYHARDVAIMRGTINDAAVVMGSATPSMVSLYGAKKGKSKLLSLTKRPLDAKLPKVKVLDLKQYRSAMQGPVAVPLYEKIKEAVDKNEQAILLYNRRGYASFLQCETCGHIPECPNCSVSLTFHKSKRQLRCHYCGYAARRPEVCGECGKADLEAMGSGTQQLEEQISDIFPEVRLLRMDFDTTSGRDAHADILAKFARKEADILVGTQIVGKGLDFPDVTVVGVINADTELAFPTFRAGERMYQLLSQVAGRSGRADKEGKVYFQTWQADHPALMAAKNHDYKEFARRELAFRKTLKYPPYSRIIRFVFKGKREQRVQRVARVFTETLIEQVGGFDSVLGPSPSAVSKVQKFYRWETLLKIDPSNGAGAIEHLLDNTFSDYEHRKPDKTSSVRINVNVDALE; encoded by the coding sequence TTGTCAACAAGTCAGCCTTTGCCACGCTTCGCCGATATTATATTTCCTACCGCTGTTCGGCAGCCATTTACATACCAGATTCCGGAGAACCTGCAGGATGAGATTAAAGTTGGTTTGCGAGTTTGGGTACCCTTTCAAAGGCGGAAATCTATCGGAGTCGTAGTTAATTTGCATTCCGATACCCCGGATTTTAATACCCGAGATGTCGAACAAATTCTGGATGACAAGCCTATACTAAGTCCCGAGATGATGAAGCTGACGAAGTGGATTCATCGTTTCTATTATTGCGGCTGGGGGGAGGTGATACAGGCAGCGCTTCCGGCCGGACTCAATTTTTACTCTGAAAAATACATCCTGATAAAAAATCATCCCGGAGACGAGCAGCTGGACAATAAGGATGCGAATATCATAGAAGAAGTAGCGAAAAAAGAATCCTATCTCCTTAAGGAAGCCAAGAAAAGATGGTCAGCCGCTGCCATCGACAGACTGCAGAAAAGAGGATACCTGGAAGTGCGCGAAGAACCAGAATTAAAAGTGGCACCCAGCACTTCCCGGTTATGGGAGTGGACACCCGAAGGAGAACAGGAAAAGGTACTTGAGCTCATTAACCGGCATCGGGAAGAGGATAAGATGTACAAGTGGGTTGAAGCCTTGGAGCTATTGCACATGCTCGGCTTGCCGGAATTTCAAAAAAACCTTACCCGTCACGAACTACTAGATTCTTATACCCTGAACAGGATTGCCGATGAAGGACTGATTTCGGCAAGGGAGGTTGAGTCAACAGACATCAGTTTCAAGTACGAATACGATCCCTCTGCACTTAAAAAATTGAATGATGAACAGGAGATGGCCCTCGTGGAAATAAAATCGTCACTCGATAAAGAGGAATTTGCCAATTATTTGTTGTTCGGTATTACCGGAAGCGGCAAGACGGAAGTTTATATTCATGCCCTAAGAGAGGTTTTGGATAAAGGGAAAGGAGGACTCGTATTGGTTCCGGAAATCGGACTCACTCCCCAAATTGTAAAACGCTTCTATCAAATATTCGGGGATGATATTGCCGTACTGCACAGCAGACTTACCGTTCGCGAAAAATACGATGCCTGGAGATCGCTGCAGAAAGGTGAGAAAAGAATAGCGATAGGGGCGCGCTCTGCTGTTTTTGCCCCGGTACAGAATCTGGGACTCATCATTGTGGATGAGGAGCATGACGCTTCCTATAAACAGGAAGATCCGGCACCTCGCTATCATGCGAGAGATGTGGCAATAATGCGGGGCACCATCAATGATGCCGCTGTAGTCATGGGCTCTGCAACCCCCAGCATGGTCTCCTTGTACGGGGCGAAGAAAGGGAAGAGCAAGCTGCTCTCGCTTACCAAACGTCCCTTGGATGCAAAACTGCCTAAAGTCAAGGTGCTCGATTTGAAGCAATATCGGTCGGCGATGCAAGGTCCGGTAGCGGTTCCACTGTATGAAAAAATTAAAGAGGCTGTCGATAAGAATGAGCAGGCCATACTTTTGTATAACCGTAGAGGATATGCCTCATTTCTGCAGTGCGAAACCTGCGGACATATACCCGAGTGCCCCAACTGCTCGGTAAGCCTTACCTTTCACAAATCAAAACGACAGCTTCGATGTCACTACTGCGGGTATGCCGCTCGTCGTCCTGAAGTTTGCGGGGAGTGTGGAAAGGCAGACCTGGAAGCCATGGGTAGTGGCACGCAGCAGCTGGAGGAGCAGATATCAGATATTTTTCCAGAAGTCCGGCTGTTGCGCATGGATTTTGATACTACATCCGGCCGTGACGCACATGCTGATATACTTGCAAAGTTCGCCCGGAAGGAGGCGGATATCCTGGTGGGGACACAGATTGTCGGCAAGGGTCTAGACTTTCCGGATGTAACCGTGGTCGGTGTGATCAATGCCGATACCGAACTGGCATTTCCAACATTCCGGGCCGGCGAGCGCATGTACCAGCTACTGAGTCAGGTTGCCGGTCGCTCGGGAAGAGCCGATAAGGAGGGGAAAGTTTATTTCCAGACCTGGCAAGCGGATCACCCGGCACTAATGGCCGCTAAAAATCACGATTATAAAGAGTTTGCCCGCAGGGAATTGGCCTTCCGCAAAACCTTAAAATATCCACCCTATTCAAGGATCATACGCTTTGTATTCAAGGGTAAACGCGAACAGCGGGTTCAGCGTGTAGCACGTGTCTTTACCGAAACACTGATTGAACAGGTAGGTGGTTTTGATTCAGTTCTGGGTCCGTCGCCCTCTGCGGTTTCAAAAGTGCAGAAATTTTACAGGTGGGAAACACTGTTAAAGATTGATCCATCCAACGGTGCAGGGGCCATTGAACACCTGCTGGACAACACTTTTTCGGATTATGAACACAGAAAACCGGATAAAACTTCATCGGTTCGCATCAATGTTAATGTGGATGCCCTGGAGTAA
- a CDS encoding glutamate-cysteine ligase family protein yields MGEERVKLADSQEEVQRFMKYVLKDIRALKKMLNEDGWFEKEPIRIGAEQELCLVDRHSKASPRNMEVLDKLDDENFTTEFAKFNLEINLDPLEFKDDCLTQMENQLQQKIDKVRGVVEEMGGEILLTGILPTIRKADVDLKNLTPLQRYRALCKAINKLRGGDFDLRIQGMDELLMKFDSPLLEACNTGFQVHLQVTPEEFVRKYNIAQAITAPVLAAAVGSPIFFGKRLWSETRIALFQQSVDTRTVGDHLRESSPRVTFGNEWVNDSILEIFQEDTARYRVMLSSEVTEDVEKLLEEGTPPSLNALQVHNGTVYRWNRPCYGVSNGKAHLRIENRVFPSGPTVTDEMANSAFWLGLLNKMEDYHEDIRKVMDFDDARMNFMAASKMGLDTKFRWFNDRRINAVDLITKELLPIAREGLEKRNIRRGDIDDYLQIIEERVSSGQTGATWIINNYASLMKENSSKEQTLAAITTAMIKNQKKGEPVHKWGIARMEDLEHWQPSSLIVEEFMTTDLFTVQKDDIIEFVSDLIDWRRIRYVPVEDDKNHLVGLVTMRMIFKEYSKTVNHKDQVPETVDEIMIRNPITVHPEASIMEAMDIMDSQKIGCLPVVKNNRLVGIITEQNYMTIAGRLLRLLHLNNEKEDQSNSAS; encoded by the coding sequence ATGGGCGAAGAACGTGTTAAACTAGCCGACAGTCAGGAGGAAGTTCAGCGCTTTATGAAGTATGTGCTGAAAGACATCCGGGCATTGAAAAAGATGCTGAATGAAGACGGATGGTTTGAAAAAGAGCCGATCCGCATCGGAGCCGAGCAGGAGCTTTGCCTGGTTGACCGGCATTCGAAGGCTTCCCCGCGCAATATGGAAGTGCTGGATAAGCTAGATGATGAAAATTTTACAACCGAGTTTGCGAAGTTTAACCTGGAAATTAATCTTGACCCGCTGGAGTTCAAGGACGACTGCCTGACGCAAATGGAGAACCAGCTGCAGCAGAAGATCGACAAGGTGCGTGGGGTTGTAGAGGAAATGGGAGGTGAAATCCTGCTGACAGGGATTTTGCCGACGATCCGAAAAGCCGATGTGGATTTAAAGAACCTGACGCCGCTTCAGCGTTATCGGGCTCTTTGCAAGGCCATCAATAAACTGCGGGGAGGGGATTTCGACTTGCGCATTCAGGGTATGGACGAATTGCTGATGAAGTTCGACTCTCCATTGCTTGAAGCCTGTAATACCGGCTTTCAGGTGCACCTGCAGGTTACGCCGGAAGAGTTTGTCCGTAAGTATAATATCGCCCAGGCGATTACAGCACCCGTGCTTGCTGCCGCAGTCGGTTCGCCGATCTTTTTTGGTAAGCGTTTGTGGAGTGAGACCCGTATTGCTCTTTTTCAGCAGTCGGTGGATACCCGCACGGTAGGCGATCACCTTCGCGAGAGCAGTCCGCGAGTAACTTTCGGCAATGAATGGGTTAATGACAGTATTCTGGAGATATTCCAGGAAGACACGGCGCGCTACCGGGTAATGCTGAGCTCAGAGGTTACCGAGGATGTTGAAAAGCTGTTGGAAGAAGGCACCCCGCCCAGCCTCAACGCACTGCAGGTCCATAATGGGACGGTCTATCGATGGAATCGACCGTGCTATGGTGTATCGAACGGTAAAGCGCACCTCCGTATTGAGAATCGCGTATTTCCTTCCGGTCCTACGGTGACCGATGAGATGGCGAACTCTGCATTCTGGCTCGGACTGTTGAATAAAATGGAAGATTATCACGAAGATATACGGAAGGTGATGGACTTTGATGATGCCCGCATGAATTTCATGGCAGCTTCCAAAATGGGGCTCGACACCAAGTTTCGCTGGTTTAATGATCGGCGCATTAATGCGGTTGATCTTATCACCAAAGAACTGCTGCCTATCGCCAGGGAAGGGCTGGAGAAAAGAAATATACGCAGAGGTGATATTGATGACTACCTGCAAATTATTGAAGAACGGGTCAGTTCCGGGCAGACCGGGGCAACCTGGATTATCAATAACTACGCCTCCCTGATGAAAGAGAACAGTTCAAAGGAACAAACACTGGCAGCCATTACCACAGCGATGATAAAAAATCAGAAAAAAGGTGAACCGGTACACAAATGGGGAATAGCTAGAATGGAAGATCTGGAGCACTGGCAGCCTTCCAGCCTCATCGTGGAAGAATTTATGACAACAGACCTTTTTACCGTTCAGAAGGATGATATTATTGAGTTTGTCTCCGATCTTATAGACTGGCGCCGAATCCGTTATGTACCGGTTGAGGACGATAAAAATCACCTGGTCGGCCTGGTAACTATGAGAATGATTTTTAAGGAATACAGTAAAACCGTCAATCATAAAGATCAGGTCCCTGAAACGGTTGACGAAATCATGATTCGCAATCCCATCACGGTCCATCCTGAAGCCTCGATTATGGAAGCTATGGATATTATGGACAGCCAGAAAATCGGTTGCCTGCCTGTGGTAAAAAATAATCGGCTGGTTGGAATTATTACGGAGCAAAATTACATGACTATAGCAGGAAGGTTATTACGTCTTTTGCACTTGAATAACGAAAAGGAGGATCAGTCTAATTCAGCAAGCTAA
- a CDS encoding YifB family Mg chelatase-like AAA ATPase — MVSRVYCASTIGVDAKIIEVETSLSGGVPRFYLVGLPDRAVSEARDRVEAAVKNTGASFPFGKVTVNLAPADLPKEGSAFDLPIAVAILEASGQLRSNKLDDTLILGELALNGKMRPVKGILPMVVEARDRGVKNVIVPCENGAEAAVVDEINVYPFESLQQVRLWLEDFRKAEPLKIDVRSIFRKNGEAVFVDFSDVRGQENVKRALEVAAAGGHNVIMVGPPGSGKTMMARRLPTILPPLTLDEALETTKIHSVAGLLSAGKALVTERPFRAPHHTVSDVALVGGGSIPMPGEISMAHNGVLFLDELPEFKRSALEVMRQPLEDGFVSISRARMSVSYPSRIMLVSSMNPSPTGDWYDATDPNAASPVQMQRYLSKISGPLLDRIDLHIDVQKVSYEELSGKIKGESSESIRKRVMQAREIQTTRFMGVKGVYCNAQMNTKTARKMCPLDDSGSQILKKAITTLGLSARAYDRILKVSRTIADLDSSQEIRSNHVAEAIQYRSLDRDGWLG, encoded by the coding sequence ATGGTTTCGCGCGTATACTGCGCCTCCACGATCGGTGTAGACGCTAAAATTATTGAAGTGGAGACCAGTCTATCGGGAGGTGTTCCCAGATTTTACCTGGTAGGGCTCCCTGACAGGGCTGTATCAGAGGCCAGAGACCGTGTGGAGGCGGCTGTCAAGAATACCGGGGCCAGCTTTCCCTTTGGCAAGGTTACTGTGAATCTGGCGCCGGCCGATCTGCCCAAAGAGGGAAGCGCCTTTGACCTGCCTATTGCCGTGGCTATACTGGAAGCTTCGGGTCAGCTTCGTTCGAACAAGCTCGATGACACGCTCATTTTAGGTGAGCTGGCTCTGAATGGCAAAATGCGACCGGTAAAGGGCATTCTCCCGATGGTCGTGGAAGCCCGGGATAGGGGTGTTAAGAATGTCATTGTTCCCTGTGAAAACGGGGCGGAAGCGGCCGTTGTGGATGAAATAAACGTGTATCCCTTTGAAAGCCTGCAGCAGGTGAGACTTTGGCTGGAAGATTTTCGAAAGGCAGAGCCGTTGAAAATCGATGTCAGAAGCATTTTCAGGAAAAACGGGGAAGCGGTATTTGTTGATTTCAGTGATGTACGCGGACAGGAAAATGTGAAGCGTGCCCTTGAAGTAGCTGCTGCCGGCGGACATAACGTCATTATGGTCGGTCCCCCGGGCTCCGGAAAGACAATGATGGCAAGGCGTCTGCCTACGATCCTTCCTCCACTTACTCTGGATGAAGCACTGGAAACAACAAAGATACACTCTGTCGCCGGTTTACTTTCTGCCGGCAAGGCCCTGGTGACGGAACGCCCTTTTCGTGCGCCCCACCATACGGTATCGGACGTTGCCCTGGTTGGGGGAGGTAGCATACCCATGCCGGGCGAGATATCCATGGCCCACAACGGCGTGTTGTTTTTGGACGAATTGCCGGAATTCAAGAGAAGTGCCCTCGAGGTGATGCGCCAGCCCCTGGAAGACGGTTTTGTGAGTATTTCACGTGCCCGGATGAGTGTGAGCTATCCCAGTCGTATCATGCTGGTTTCCTCTATGAATCCTTCACCCACCGGTGACTGGTATGATGCCACCGATCCCAATGCGGCTTCCCCAGTTCAGATGCAGCGCTATCTCAGCAAGATCAGCGGACCGCTGTTGGATCGCATCGATCTGCATATCGATGTTCAGAAAGTGAGCTATGAGGAGCTTTCCGGCAAGATCAAGGGAGAGAGTTCTGAATCCATCCGTAAGCGGGTGATGCAGGCCAGGGAAATACAGACCACGCGCTTCATGGGCGTAAAAGGAGTGTATTGCAATGCCCAAATGAACACCAAGACCGCCCGGAAAATGTGTCCGCTGGATGATTCAGGTTCTCAAATCCTCAAGAAAGCCATCACCACCCTCGGCCTCTCTGCCAGGGCCTATGATCGCATACTGAAGGTATCCCGAACTATCGCCGATCTTGACAGTTCCCAGGAAATTCGATCCAACCACGTTGCGGAAGCCATTCAGTACCGCAGCCTCGACCGTGACGGGTGGCTGGGTTAA
- a CDS encoding DUF4342 domain-containing protein: protein MKTSESKKTFTEELKGTASEIISQVKKIIKEGNARRLLIKDSNGKVLFQTQLTAGIAGTALITAMAPIVSAISMFALFMNDVKIIVEKYPADEMGEDEYEVEAEAEVIVDIEDEEETEEKEPKAEEKTDKTVGKKKSDEEE from the coding sequence ATGAAGACATCCGAATCTAAGAAGACCTTTACGGAAGAATTGAAAGGCACGGCTTCAGAAATAATCAGCCAGGTGAAGAAGATCATCAAGGAGGGGAATGCGCGCCGGCTCCTTATCAAGGATAGCAATGGCAAAGTACTGTTTCAGACACAGCTAACGGCCGGAATTGCGGGGACAGCACTGATAACAGCAATGGCTCCTATTGTATCTGCCATCAGCATGTTTGCCCTGTTTATGAATGATGTGAAAATCATCGTGGAAAAATACCCTGCCGATGAGATGGGTGAAGATGAGTATGAAGTTGAGGCCGAGGCCGAAGTCATCGTGGATATTGAAGATGAGGAAGAGACTGAGGAAAAAGAGCCCAAAGCAGAAGAAAAGACCGATAAAACTGTCGGCAAGAAAAAGAGTGACGAAGAAGAGTGA
- a CDS encoding Re/Si-specific NAD(P)(+) transhydrogenase subunit alpha, with the protein MVIVGVPKETAELEKRVALIPETVAKLVDKGLEVQIEKDAGLASNYLDESYREAGASIVDDRSKLFSSSDILISIQTPEHDDLGKLKEGSILVCFLWALQNEDTVAFLKEHKITALGMDAIPRISRAQNMDALSSMSSIAGYKAALIGANELDRYLPMMMTAAGTVAPAKVLVLGAGVAGLQSIATAKRLGAVVEAFDIRPAVKEQVESLGAKFVEVPDLDEDTETKGGYAKELSEDKQERQRQVIHDHAKKSDIIITTALIPGKPAPKLVTEQMVHDMHPGSVVVDLAAEQGGNCELTKAGETIEVNEVKVAGPLNIASSLAYHASQLYSKNMMALLDHLLEEGKPHFDFEDEITLNTTITHQGEIISPMLKENSKSE; encoded by the coding sequence ATGGTGATTGTTGGTGTCCCAAAAGAAACTGCAGAACTTGAAAAGCGCGTTGCGCTCATCCCCGAGACGGTAGCTAAACTTGTAGATAAAGGTTTGGAAGTACAGATCGAAAAAGATGCCGGCCTGGCATCCAACTACCTGGATGAATCCTACCGTGAAGCAGGGGCTTCCATCGTCGATGATCGTTCAAAATTGTTCTCCTCCTCTGATATTTTAATCTCTATTCAAACGCCTGAACATGATGACCTCGGCAAACTGAAAGAGGGCTCTATCCTGGTCTGCTTTCTATGGGCTCTGCAAAATGAAGATACAGTTGCTTTTCTGAAAGAACATAAGATTACAGCCCTTGGGATGGATGCCATACCACGTATTTCAAGGGCACAAAATATGGATGCACTCTCCTCTATGAGTTCAATTGCAGGTTATAAAGCCGCACTGATCGGTGCCAATGAGCTGGACCGCTATCTCCCTATGATGATGACCGCTGCCGGGACGGTTGCTCCTGCTAAGGTTCTGGTTCTCGGTGCCGGTGTTGCCGGACTTCAGTCGATTGCCACTGCCAAACGGTTAGGAGCCGTCGTAGAAGCTTTTGATATTCGTCCCGCTGTCAAAGAGCAGGTGGAAAGTCTTGGGGCCAAATTCGTGGAGGTACCCGACCTGGATGAAGATACCGAAACAAAAGGCGGCTATGCCAAAGAGCTCAGTGAAGACAAGCAGGAGCGGCAGCGGCAAGTTATTCATGACCACGCTAAGAAATCGGATATCATAATTACTACCGCCCTCATTCCCGGCAAACCGGCTCCCAAGCTGGTGACGGAGCAGATGGTGCATGATATGCATCCCGGGTCGGTGGTTGTAGACCTGGCTGCCGAGCAAGGCGGAAACTGCGAGTTGACAAAAGCCGGTGAAACGATTGAAGTCAATGAAGTAAAGGTTGCAGGTCCGTTGAATATCGCCAGTAGCCTGGCCTATCATGCCAGTCAGCTCTATTCCAAAAACATGATGGCCCTGCTGGATCATCTGCTGGAAGAAGGAAAACCTCATTTTGATTTTGAAGACGAAATTACTCTGAATACCACCATTACGCATCAGGGAGAAATTATTTCTCCAATGCTCAAAGAAAATTCGAAATCCGAATGA
- the trxB gene encoding thioredoxin-disulfide reductase, whose product MEDIAGKTFDVVIVGSGPAGLTAALYAARADLKPLVFEGPEPGGQLMQTTDVENYPGYPEGVMGPKMMEDFREQAKRFGADCRYGMVTDIDFDKRPYKLTVDEETELYAKAIIVSTGASAKWLGLDSEQRLRGKGVSACATCDGAFFRDQHVVVVGGGDTAMEEATFLTKFASKVTVLHRRQELRASKAMQTRAFKDDKIEFMWDSELHKVLGDEVVEGVEVINNETDEITTLDDVTGVFIAIGHKPNTDLFKGVLAMDDVGYIETKGQSTRTDMEGIFACGDAMDPVYRQAVTAAGTGCRAALDAEKFLAEVELSDEAVAEEHWK is encoded by the coding sequence ATGGAAGATATTGCAGGAAAAACATTTGATGTAGTAATTGTAGGCAGCGGTCCGGCCGGATTGACAGCCGCTTTGTATGCCGCACGGGCTGATCTGAAACCCCTCGTATTTGAAGGACCCGAACCGGGAGGTCAACTGATGCAGACCACCGATGTAGAGAACTATCCGGGATATCCTGAAGGCGTGATGGGTCCCAAGATGATGGAGGATTTCCGGGAGCAGGCCAAACGGTTTGGTGCCGACTGCCGCTATGGTATGGTTACGGATATTGATTTTGACAAGCGCCCCTACAAGCTTACTGTTGATGAAGAGACTGAATTGTATGCTAAGGCTATTATCGTCTCAACAGGAGCCTCTGCCAAGTGGCTGGGGCTTGATAGTGAGCAGCGCCTGCGCGGCAAAGGGGTATCCGCTTGTGCTACTTGCGACGGTGCCTTTTTCCGTGACCAGCACGTTGTCGTGGTAGGCGGTGGTGATACCGCCATGGAAGAAGCTACTTTCCTGACCAAGTTTGCCAGCAAAGTGACCGTATTGCATCGACGTCAGGAACTGCGTGCCTCAAAAGCCATGCAGACCCGCGCTTTTAAGGACGATAAAATTGAATTTATGTGGGATTCCGAGCTGCATAAGGTGCTTGGCGATGAAGTGGTTGAAGGTGTTGAAGTCATCAATAACGAGACCGATGAAATTACCACTTTGGATGATGTGACCGGAGTCTTCATCGCTATTGGTCACAAGCCAAATACAGATCTCTTTAAAGGAGTACTGGCTATGGACGATGTAGGTTACATTGAAACCAAGGGACAGTCGACTCGCACCGATATGGAAGGCATATTTGCTTGCGGCGATGCGATGGATCCGGTTTATCGCCAGGCTGTAACAGCTGCAGGAACCGGCTGCCGGGCGGCATTAGACGCCGAGAAGTTTCTTGCTGAAGTCGAACTCAGCGATGAAGCAGTTGCCGAGGAACACTGGAAGTAG